In the Chlorobium limicola DSM 245 genome, one interval contains:
- the plsX gene encoding phosphate acyltransferase PlsX — protein MLTIAVDAMGGDNAPACVIEGTIQALRESNNRFSVVLIGQSDKVEPLLALQDTEGLNLRFMHAPEVVTMEDIPAIAVKTKQESSLVKGLKLCKAEEADAYVSAGNTGAQMAASLFVLGRLPGVLRPTIYAYFPRLQEGLTNIVDVGANMDCKPEHLVQFAEMLTIYQRYGAGIDEPVVGLLNIGEEEGKGSEVLKQAYKLLQDADRKGKISFIGNIEGHDILKGNVSIVVCDGLVGNTILKFGESIPGFLGALFKPALQKLVASGQLDEKAAMLTAQVFKSMFEPFDVEKFGGVPFLGVDGISIVGHGRSSSRAIKNMIFMAEHMIEKKVNTHIAEVLSEA, from the coding sequence ATGCTGACCATTGCTGTTGATGCCATGGGCGGAGACAATGCTCCTGCCTGTGTAATCGAGGGAACCATTCAGGCTTTGCGAGAAAGCAACAACAGATTCTCTGTTGTACTCATAGGCCAGTCTGATAAAGTTGAACCCCTTCTTGCACTTCAGGATACAGAAGGGTTAAACCTTCGATTCATGCACGCTCCTGAAGTAGTGACAATGGAGGACATCCCTGCCATTGCCGTTAAAACGAAGCAGGAGTCGTCACTGGTCAAAGGCCTGAAGCTCTGCAAGGCTGAAGAAGCCGACGCCTATGTAAGCGCCGGGAATACCGGAGCGCAGATGGCCGCATCGCTGTTCGTACTGGGCAGACTGCCGGGAGTCTTGCGCCCGACGATTTACGCTTACTTTCCGAGATTGCAGGAAGGCCTGACCAATATTGTCGATGTCGGAGCCAATATGGATTGCAAGCCGGAGCATCTGGTGCAGTTTGCCGAAATGCTTACCATATACCAGCGCTATGGAGCAGGTATAGATGAACCGGTGGTCGGACTGCTCAATATCGGCGAAGAGGAGGGCAAGGGCTCTGAAGTCCTGAAACAGGCATATAAACTGCTTCAGGATGCTGACCGAAAAGGAAAAATCAGCTTCATCGGCAATATCGAAGGGCATGATATCCTGAAAGGAAATGTCAGCATTGTCGTCTGTGACGGCCTTGTAGGCAATACCATTCTGAAGTTTGGCGAAAGTATTCCGGGATTCCTTGGGGCACTCTTCAAACCTGCACTGCAGAAACTGGTCGCATCCGGCCAGCTTGACGAAAAGGCCGCTATGCTGACTGCCCAGGTTTTTAAAAGCATGTTTGAACCTTTTGATGTTGAAAAATTCGGAGGAGTACCATTCCTCGGCGTTGACGGCATCTCAATCGTCGGACACGGCCGTTCTTCGTCCCGAGCCATCAAAAACATGATCTTCATGGCCGAACATATGATTGAAAAAAAGGTCAACACCCACATAGCAGAAGTACTTTCAGAAGCATAA
- the rpmF gene encoding 50S ribosomal protein L32: MANPKAKMSKSRRDKRRAQFNARTKAATTVVCPNCGEPTLPHRACRHCGHYRGRAVVTKSANS; the protein is encoded by the coding sequence ATGGCAAATCCGAAAGCCAAAATGTCGAAATCCAGAAGGGATAAAAGACGCGCCCAGTTCAACGCCCGCACGAAAGCGGCAACAACCGTTGTCTGCCCGAATTGTGGCGAGCCGACCCTTCCCCATCGCGCATGCCGCCATTGCGGACATTACCGCGGCAGAGCCGTTGTTACCAAATCCGCTAACAGCTGA
- a CDS encoding YceD family protein produces MHKEKPLIEIRIAGLMQGTHTFDFSCRAKDFRGHVLAETVFTRDIAVTVIAEKTENELTVTIRTATVADFTCDICLVPLAREIRGEYRVYYIYSTEEKNLESMDDDHRQIDLNTVSIDLTEDVRETLLLSLPMKVTCIGNPNCRIYGIESEKNDSWTEDKSLWQESLEKLKNKYR; encoded by the coding sequence ATGCATAAAGAAAAACCATTGATAGAGATCCGGATAGCGGGTCTTATGCAGGGAACCCATACGTTTGATTTTTCCTGCAGGGCCAAAGATTTCAGAGGTCATGTTCTGGCTGAAACCGTATTTACCCGCGATATTGCGGTAACGGTTATCGCAGAAAAAACCGAAAATGAACTGACGGTCACCATCCGGACAGCAACGGTAGCCGATTTTACCTGTGATATTTGTCTTGTTCCCCTGGCAAGGGAAATCAGAGGCGAGTATCGCGTATATTATATATACAGTACGGAAGAAAAGAACCTGGAAAGCATGGATGATGACCACCGCCAGATCGATCTTAATACGGTATCCATCGATCTGACGGAAGATGTACGTGAAACACTGCTGCTCTCTCTGCCAATGAAGGTTACCTGCATCGGAAACCCGAATTGCCGAATTTACGGCATTGAGTCAGAAAAGAACGACTCCTGGACCGAAGACAAAAGTTTATGGCAGGAATCTCTTGAAAAGCTGAAAAACAAGTATCGTTAA
- a CDS encoding uridine kinase family protein, which translates to MLSDILLISNKHKKAAEAISERVLVEKEAKEESSPGYRFIVAISGESGAGKSELAHSLALVLKKEGIRVKILHTDNYYRVEPQRRREERERNNFESVGPDEYDHDWLHRNVEDFRKGRKATMPCVDIITEEVDLLITDFSPIELLIVDGLYAISTDGIDLGVYIDLTYYETKKNQRLRGKESTDEHRWKVLEKEHQCALKLRRLANTFVSREYKVLFCD; encoded by the coding sequence GTGTTAAGCGACATTCTGCTTATCAGCAACAAACATAAAAAAGCTGCCGAGGCGATTTCCGAAAGGGTGCTTGTCGAAAAAGAGGCAAAAGAGGAAAGTAGTCCCGGGTATCGGTTCATTGTCGCCATTTCGGGAGAGTCCGGCGCGGGCAAATCGGAACTTGCCCACTCCCTTGCCCTTGTGCTGAAGAAAGAGGGGATAAGGGTTAAAATTCTTCATACAGATAACTACTACAGGGTGGAGCCGCAGAGGAGGCGCGAGGAGCGCGAGCGAAACAATTTCGAATCGGTCGGTCCCGACGAATACGATCATGACTGGCTGCACCGTAATGTCGAGGATTTTCGCAAAGGCCGCAAGGCTACTATGCCCTGCGTGGATATTATCACCGAAGAGGTCGATCTCCTGATTACCGATTTTTCCCCGATCGAACTGCTCATCGTTGACGGGCTTTACGCTATTTCAACAGACGGTATCGACCTCGGCGTGTACATCGATCTTACCTATTACGAGACAAAAAAGAACCAGAGGCTCAGAGGAAAGGAGTCCACCGACGAGCATCGATGGAAGGTGCTTGAAAAAGAACACCAGTGCGCCTTGAAACTCAGGCGTCTTGCCAATACGTTCGTCAGCCGGGAATACAAGGTGCTTTTCTGCGACTGA
- a CDS encoding PAS domain S-box protein, with protein MPSRDDHTTVLIADESELVRKTVSRIVGRLGYHPVTASGGNEAVSLLQSSSFDALLLDIALSGKDGIDVLRFVIENSYAFPVIMISGSGDIDQVVQCLKMGAYDYLTKPVDAHRVQTVLKNAFSESALRRKVRLLTAAVDQSPVAVVIADNRGHIEYANPSFMTFRNALTECRMQENIFDDDAQPENLSVKFRNAIVSGKVWQGDYCNHKRNGEFSWERAIISPVASQGESGSHILAFMQDITESRKNQEALLKSNRRFRELADLLPQPVFETDSKGFITYSNRAGFSTFGYSRKALKQGLHALQFFAPEDKNRLMHAIRMKKNSGPSGTHEFTLFRRDGAGFPALVYTAPITERKGSGGFRGIVIDITELKESERMLRENRKKYLDLFQAIPDAIIAADAESGFLVEWNRQGQLFFGYTPEEFSRLHIGDLYPEPLREEGLAYFRNACTGQAVTLETQIVTRQGIRIDVHISSATFTTEHFRCFVGIFRDITQQKRS; from the coding sequence ATGCCGTCTCGAGACGATCATACAACGGTTTTGATTGCTGACGAGAGCGAGCTTGTCCGAAAGACGGTTTCCCGTATTGTAGGCCGGCTCGGTTATCATCCGGTTACGGCATCAGGCGGGAACGAAGCCGTTTCACTGCTGCAGTCCTCCTCGTTCGACGCGCTTCTTCTCGATATCGCGTTGTCGGGAAAAGACGGTATCGATGTGCTGCGTTTCGTGATTGAGAACAGCTATGCGTTTCCGGTGATCATGATATCGGGATCCGGCGATATCGATCAGGTGGTGCAGTGTCTGAAAATGGGCGCATATGATTATCTTACCAAACCTGTCGATGCACATCGGGTGCAGACCGTTCTGAAAAATGCCTTTTCTGAATCCGCTCTTCGCCGGAAGGTGCGGTTGCTGACGGCAGCAGTGGATCAGAGCCCCGTGGCGGTTGTCATTGCCGATAACAGGGGGCATATCGAGTATGCAAATCCTTCGTTTATGACTTTCCGGAATGCTCTGACAGAGTGTCGGATGCAGGAAAATATTTTCGATGACGACGCACAGCCGGAAAATCTGTCGGTAAAATTCAGGAATGCCATCGTCTCGGGCAAGGTCTGGCAGGGAGATTACTGCAACCATAAGCGGAACGGAGAGTTTTCGTGGGAGCGTGCCATTATCAGTCCTGTCGCCAGTCAGGGAGAGTCCGGATCCCATATTCTTGCCTTCATGCAGGATATAACGGAATCGAGAAAAAATCAGGAAGCCCTTCTGAAAAGTAATCGGCGATTCAGGGAACTGGCCGACCTTCTGCCTCAGCCGGTTTTTGAAACCGACAGCAAAGGCTTCATCACCTATTCGAACCGTGCGGGGTTCAGTACTTTCGGCTACAGCAGGAAAGCGCTGAAGCAGGGTCTTCATGCCCTGCAGTTTTTTGCTCCCGAAGATAAAAACCGCCTGATGCACGCAATTCGGATGAAAAAAAACTCCGGCCCTTCCGGGACTCATGAATTTACGTTATTCCGGCGTGACGGAGCCGGATTTCCAGCTCTTGTGTACACTGCGCCCATAACCGAAAGGAAGGGCTCCGGAGGCTTCAGGGGAATAGTGATCGATATTACCGAACTGAAGGAGAGCGAACGGATGCTTCGTGAAAACCGGAAAAAATATCTTGATCTTTTTCAGGCTATTCCTGACGCCATTATTGCAGCCGATGCCGAAAGCGGCTTTCTCGTCGAGTGGAACCGTCAGGGGCAGCTCTTTTTCGGCTATACGCCCGAGGAGTTTTCCCGGTTGCACATCGGAGATCTTTATCCTGAACCGCTTCGGGAGGAAGGTTTGGCCTACTTCAGGAATGCCTGCACCGGGCAGGCGGTAACGCTGGAAACCCAGATCGTGACCCGGCAGGGGATACGCATCGATGTGCACATCAGTTCAGCGACCTTCACGACGGAGCACTTTCGATGTTTTGTCGGGATTTTCCGAGATATCACCCAGCAGAAGCGTTCTTAG
- a CDS encoding sensor histidine kinase, whose translation MKNDFISTVSHELRTPLFSILGFTGTLLREQDELERETRMEFISIIHDESKRLSALIEDVLMISKIDSGRVSYKKSELDPSITVSEVCRSLKIRADEKNIDLRLRVCAPMEHIFADQDSLKQVAINIIGNALKFTPPGGVVQVSLFCEAQTMCFSVEDNGPGIPAEEAEKIFEKFFRVERPGEAVDGTGLGLSIVKEIVAAHDGTVEVKSVPNQSTVFMVRLPISMQPCRK comes from the coding sequence ATGAAAAACGATTTTATTTCCACGGTATCGCATGAACTGCGCACGCCGCTTTTTTCGATTCTCGGATTTACCGGCACACTTCTTCGGGAACAGGATGAACTCGAGCGTGAGACACGAATGGAGTTTATTTCGATCATCCACGATGAGAGCAAAAGGCTTTCCGCCCTGATCGAGGATGTGCTGATGATATCGAAAATCGATTCAGGCAGGGTCTCCTACAAAAAAAGCGAACTCGATCCGTCAATTACTGTTTCGGAGGTATGCCGGAGCCTGAAAATCAGGGCCGATGAAAAAAACATAGATCTGCGACTGAGGGTATGTGCGCCGATGGAGCATATTTTTGCCGATCAGGATTCCCTGAAACAGGTCGCCATCAACATTATCGGCAATGCGCTGAAATTCACCCCGCCGGGAGGTGTCGTTCAGGTAAGCCTTTTCTGCGAGGCGCAGACGATGTGCTTCAGTGTGGAGGATAATGGCCCGGGCATTCCCGCAGAGGAGGCTGAAAAAATATTCGAAAAATTCTTCAGGGTTGAACGTCCCGGAGAGGCTGTCGATGGAACGGGACTGGGGCTTTCCATCGTCAAGGAGATCGTTGCTGCTCATGATGGAACGGTCGAGGTAAAAAGTGTCCCGAACCAGAGTACGGTATTTATGGTTCGACTGCCGATATCAATGCAACCGTGCCGAAAGTAA
- a CDS encoding response regulator: MKPHTILVVDDSPNIRRLLAHNLGRKFTVLTAGDAAEALDILTRSEKTDLLVVDIAMPGMDGFSLTALIKSNPEYRNIPLVMLTAKDCSEDREKGLKLGAADYMTKPFNLEEFSEKIETLLKRH; this comes from the coding sequence ATGAAACCGCATACCATACTTGTCGTCGATGATTCCCCAAACATCAGGCGCCTTCTTGCCCATAACCTCGGAAGAAAGTTTACCGTTCTTACTGCCGGAGATGCGGCTGAAGCGCTCGATATCCTGACTCGGAGCGAAAAAACGGATCTGCTGGTTGTCGATATCGCAATGCCCGGCATGGACGGGTTCTCGCTTACAGCTCTCATCAAGAGCAATCCAGAGTATCGGAACATTCCTCTTGTCATGCTTACGGCGAAGGACTGCAGTGAAGACCGTGAAAAAGGGCTGAAGCTCGGAGCTGCCGATTACATGACAAAACCCTTCAATCTTGAGGAGTTTTCAGAAAAAATCGAGACCCTGCTCAAACGACACTGA
- the rd gene encoding rubredoxin has translation MQKWVCVPCGYVYDPEVGDLDGGVEPGTAFEDIPDDWVCPVCGVDKTLFEPYDERSAR, from the coding sequence ATGCAGAAATGGGTATGCGTGCCTTGCGGCTATGTCTATGATCCTGAAGTAGGCGATCTCGACGGCGGAGTTGAGCCAGGAACCGCATTCGAAGACATTCCTGATGACTGGGTTTGCCCGGTATGCGGAGTAGATAAAACATTGTTTGAACCCTACGACGAACGCAGCGCAAGATAA
- the ribB gene encoding 3,4-dihydroxy-2-butanone-4-phosphate synthase produces the protein MNQMLPEQLLNQLNLVEKALAALRNGQGVLVADDPGRENEADLIFPAESVTIPQMALLIRECSGIVCLCMTDGKIRSLELPMMVENNTSGFQTAFTVSIEAAEGVTTGVSAADRVKTVRTAVSENARPSDLRHPGHIFPLRARPGGVLERPGHTEATVDLMRLAGLSPAGVLCELTNPDGSMAGIEETFAFSVQHGFPVLSIGDIVAYRKSLLQTGSQGLSA, from the coding sequence ATGAATCAGATGCTTCCCGAACAGTTACTCAATCAGTTAAATCTTGTGGAAAAAGCACTTGCCGCGCTTCGTAACGGGCAGGGAGTGCTTGTTGCCGATGATCCCGGACGCGAAAACGAAGCCGATCTTATTTTTCCCGCAGAATCGGTTACCATACCGCAAATGGCCTTGCTTATTCGTGAGTGCAGCGGTATCGTATGCCTCTGCATGACCGACGGGAAGATCCGCTCTCTTGAACTTCCCATGATGGTCGAAAACAATACAAGCGGCTTTCAGACCGCCTTTACCGTTTCCATCGAGGCCGCCGAAGGTGTTACGACCGGGGTTTCCGCCGCAGACCGGGTGAAAACCGTCAGAACCGCTGTTTCCGAAAATGCCAGGCCCTCTGATCTCCGCCATCCTGGACATATATTTCCCTTGAGGGCAAGGCCCGGGGGGGTGCTCGAACGTCCCGGTCATACCGAAGCTACGGTCGATCTCATGAGGCTTGCCGGCCTGAGTCCTGCGGGGGTGCTCTGCGAGCTGACCAACCCGGACGGTTCCATGGCAGGCATCGAAGAGACTTTTGCCTTTTCAGTTCAGCACGGGTTTCCGGTGCTCAGCATCGGGGATATTGTGGCTTACCGTAAGAGCTTGCTGCAGACGGGGTCTCAGGGTTTATCCGCGTGA
- a CDS encoding Glu/Leu/Phe/Val family dehydrogenase: MSERNHFSQCTPSDTIIQTEAVPDRNPFRIARKQLDEAAGIIQLDPAAHEMLRWPLRELHVTIPIKMDNGCTKIFHGFRVQYNDARGPNKGGVRFHPDESIDTVRALAAWMTWKTAVMDLPLGGGKGGVICDTKSMSNDELERLSRAYIRQVGRMLGLEKDVPAPDMYTNPQIMAWMADEYSFMQGNNEFGVVTGKPLALGGSAGRGDATARGGIYCVRDAAELIGMTLSGKKAAIQGYGNVGSYAHNLAVELLGMNVVCVSDSKGGIYNPEGLDHAELKAHKQTTGSVTGFPGTLPVSNDELLELDVAVLFPAALESVITGSNAGNIKAMIIAELANGPTTPEADNILCSKGIHVIPDLLCNAGGVTVSYFEMVQNSYGYYWDEEDVHRRLEKKMKTAFRNMNETARRYNVHNRLGAYILAIERVADAMKLRGWV; encoded by the coding sequence ATGAGTGAAAGAAACCATTTTTCTCAATGCACCCCTTCTGATACAATCATTCAAACAGAAGCCGTCCCTGACCGGAACCCTTTCCGGATTGCCAGGAAACAACTTGACGAAGCTGCCGGCATCATACAGCTCGATCCTGCGGCCCATGAGATGCTCCGATGGCCTCTCAGGGAACTCCATGTAACCATCCCGATAAAAATGGATAACGGCTGCACAAAAATATTCCATGGTTTCCGGGTGCAGTATAATGACGCACGCGGACCGAATAAAGGCGGCGTCCGCTTTCACCCGGATGAAAGCATCGATACGGTGAGAGCCCTTGCCGCATGGATGACCTGGAAAACGGCCGTGATGGATCTTCCGCTTGGCGGAGGAAAGGGGGGAGTGATCTGCGACACGAAATCCATGTCAAACGACGAGCTCGAACGCCTCTCGCGCGCCTATATCCGCCAGGTCGGACGCATGCTCGGCCTTGAAAAAGACGTTCCCGCTCCGGACATGTACACAAATCCTCAGATTATGGCATGGATGGCCGATGAATATTCGTTCATGCAGGGAAACAACGAATTCGGAGTCGTAACCGGAAAACCTCTTGCGCTTGGAGGCTCTGCCGGAAGAGGAGACGCCACTGCTCGAGGCGGGATCTACTGCGTACGGGATGCCGCCGAACTCATCGGGATGACCCTTTCCGGAAAAAAAGCTGCAATTCAGGGATATGGCAATGTCGGCAGTTACGCCCATAACCTTGCCGTAGAACTGCTCGGAATGAACGTGGTCTGCGTATCGGACTCAAAAGGCGGCATTTATAATCCGGAAGGCCTCGATCATGCTGAACTGAAGGCTCACAAACAAACCACCGGTTCGGTTACGGGCTTTCCCGGCACATTACCTGTATCGAATGATGAGCTGCTTGAACTCGACGTTGCCGTACTCTTCCCCGCTGCTCTGGAATCGGTGATAACCGGCTCGAACGCCGGAAACATCAAGGCGATGATTATTGCTGAACTCGCCAACGGGCCGACCACTCCCGAAGCCGACAACATCCTCTGCAGCAAAGGAATCCATGTCATCCCCGACTTGCTCTGCAATGCCGGAGGTGTCACCGTCTCCTATTTTGAAATGGTTCAGAACAGTTACGGATACTACTGGGACGAGGAAGACGTACACCGGCGGCTTGAAAAAAAGATGAAAACCGCATTCCGGAACATGAACGAAACCGCCCGCAGATATAACGTCCATAACCGACTCGGCGCATACATCTTAGCCATTGAACGGGTAGCGGATGCCATGAAGCTGAGAGGATGGGTGTAA
- the amrB gene encoding AmmeMemoRadiSam system protein B, translating into MNPEIRYPAVAEAFYPADIRELESLITSLLQQVKPEHKKRKKIRAIVTPHSGYLYSGSIAACAYKAITGSTFKNVFLMGHAHAYLFEGVALDSHKAWHTPLGNVPVNTDMNARLIGLAPELVHELNIAHHSDHTLEVQIPFLLRTLKPDFSIVPMLFGENAIDVHLKTADLLLPLLNPDDLLVVSTDLSHYPAYRDANTIDRLTLEHIVSSDIDGLEEHERRTINENASDEISLCCSPDALKTLLVIAGRLGWHAEKLCYNNSGDTPHDDKMNVVGFGTVIFFES; encoded by the coding sequence ATGAATCCTGAAATCCGATACCCTGCCGTCGCTGAGGCATTCTATCCTGCAGATATCCGGGAACTTGAATCCCTGATCACCTCACTGCTCCAACAGGTAAAACCTGAACACAAAAAGAGAAAAAAGATCAGGGCGATCGTGACACCTCATTCAGGTTATCTCTACAGCGGATCAATTGCCGCATGCGCCTACAAGGCCATAACCGGCAGCACCTTCAAAAACGTATTTCTCATGGGCCATGCCCATGCCTATCTTTTTGAAGGTGTTGCACTCGACTCACATAAAGCCTGGCATACGCCTCTCGGCAACGTACCGGTCAATACCGACATGAACGCCCGCCTTATCGGGCTTGCGCCTGAACTTGTTCATGAGTTGAATATTGCCCATCATTCCGACCATACCCTTGAGGTTCAGATCCCGTTTCTGCTCCGGACACTCAAGCCGGACTTCTCCATCGTACCTATGCTTTTCGGTGAAAACGCTATTGACGTTCACCTCAAAACAGCAGATTTACTGCTCCCCCTGCTGAATCCTGACGACCTGCTCGTTGTCAGCACAGACCTGTCGCACTATCCCGCATACCGTGATGCCAATACGATAGACCGGTTAACTCTCGAACACATCGTGAGCAGCGACATTGATGGCCTTGAAGAACATGAGAGAAGAACCATAAACGAGAACGCTTCTGACGAAATCAGTCTCTGCTGCAGTCCCGACGCGCTGAAAACGCTTCTGGTCATAGCAGGGAGGCTTGGCTGGCATGCAGAAAAACTATGCTACAACAACAGCGGCGACACTCCTCATGACGACAAAATGAACGTTGTCGGTTTCGGAACAGTGATTTTCTTCGAGTCCTGA
- the dapF gene encoding diaminopimelate epimerase, translating to MQIHFTKLSGAGNDFIVIDNRNHPVHLSTARIKAMCTRRTGIGADGLILIEPSRHFDFSMNYYNADGLPGSMCGNGGRCAVYFAHATGVPAADQGRYSFEANGNRYEAAVTGKETVRLHMLDPEDFRNAVAVEGFNCHYVNTGSPHAVIYIESRKLEALDVSGHGKAIRLRSDVFPGGTNVNFLEITAPDSISVRTFERGVEDETLACGTGAVAAALMSFRLGKVSSSTVKVKVRSGDTLEVAFSEDLKSVTLTGPAKIIYRGIAEVQNDGL from the coding sequence ATGCAGATCCATTTCACCAAGCTCTCGGGAGCGGGGAACGATTTCATCGTGATAGACAACAGAAATCATCCCGTTCATTTAAGCACAGCCCGGATTAAAGCCATGTGCACAAGAAGAACCGGCATCGGCGCGGACGGCCTCATCCTTATTGAGCCCTCTCGGCATTTCGATTTCAGCATGAACTACTATAATGCTGACGGCTTGCCGGGATCGATGTGCGGCAACGGCGGAAGGTGCGCCGTTTATTTTGCCCACGCCACAGGAGTTCCCGCTGCCGATCAGGGCAGATATTCTTTTGAAGCCAATGGTAATCGCTATGAAGCCGCAGTAACCGGAAAAGAAACGGTGCGGCTGCACATGCTCGATCCCGAGGATTTCCGCAATGCCGTTGCCGTAGAAGGGTTCAATTGCCACTATGTCAACACCGGCTCGCCGCATGCCGTCATATATATCGAGAGCCGGAAACTTGAAGCACTTGATGTATCCGGCCATGGAAAAGCCATCAGACTGAGGTCGGACGTTTTTCCTGGCGGAACCAATGTGAACTTTCTTGAAATCACCGCACCCGACAGCATCAGTGTAAGAACATTCGAGCGGGGCGTTGAGGATGAAACACTTGCCTGTGGAACCGGAGCGGTAGCGGCGGCTCTCATGAGCTTCCGGCTCGGAAAAGTCTCCTCTTCGACAGTAAAAGTAAAAGTCCGGAGCGGCGACACGCTCGAAGTCGCATTCAGTGAAGACCTGAAATCAGTAACGCTCACCGGCCCGGCGAAAATCATCTACAGAGGCATTGCGGAAGTGCAGAACGACGGTCTGTAA